One part of the Treponema peruense genome encodes these proteins:
- the fliS gene encoding flagellar export chaperone FliS, translated as MAYNPYETNSYGGYSAYRQIGVKTASQGKLVVMLYDGAVTNLEKAMNLITGDSSISPGSVEPYGNYIQKVMDIITELQVSLDMEKGGEIAKNLMSLYVYFNKELLDSTISHDKKKLSQIHEMLSQLKESWETAASSTANTKVKASQAAPSLNITG; from the coding sequence CTCTTACGGCGGCTACAGTGCATACAGACAGATTGGCGTCAAAACCGCAAGCCAGGGAAAACTGGTAGTAATGCTTTATGACGGTGCCGTAACAAACCTTGAAAAAGCCATGAACCTTATAACCGGTGACTCAAGTATTTCTCCCGGAAGCGTGGAACCTTACGGAAACTATATTCAGAAAGTGATGGACATTATTACCGAACTTCAGGTAAGCCTTGACATGGAAAAAGGCGGTGAAATCGCAAAAAACCTCATGTCCCTTTACGTTTACTTCAACAAAGAACTTCTTGACTCAACAATAAGCCACGACAAAAAAAAGCTCTCGCAGATTCATGAAATGCTGTCACAGCTCAAGGAATCGTGGGAAACCGCCGCCAGCAGCACTGCAAACACAAAAGTAAAAGCTTCACAGGCTGCACCTTCGCTCAATATTACAGGCTGA
- the flgN gene encoding flagellar export chaperone FlgN, with protein sequence MEEKISQEELDERVAVLRRLRTLLEQQREKFRQYLKVLELQETKIEAEDSDAIMAHTELEAKIMEGIGSLQKAIVPMQALCRTSGAASYNPAEAVPVEKIQGELSRLQQMVFNQNEKNRELLKIHMTSLRVQIDGFKNPYKGRQSVYAKDATAGTRLQIEV encoded by the coding sequence ATGGAAGAAAAAATTTCACAGGAAGAACTGGACGAACGCGTGGCAGTTTTAAGAAGGCTCAGAACCCTTCTGGAACAGCAGCGTGAAAAATTCAGGCAGTACCTTAAAGTGCTGGAACTTCAGGAAACAAAAATAGAAGCAGAAGACTCAGACGCAATTATGGCCCATACCGAACTTGAAGCCAAAATAATGGAAGGAATCGGTTCGCTTCAAAAAGCAATTGTTCCTATGCAGGCTTTGTGCAGAACTTCCGGGGCGGCATCTTACAATCCGGCAGAAGCTGTTCCCGTAGAAAAAATTCAGGGCGAACTTTCCAGACTGCAGCAGATGGTTTTTAACCAGAATGAAAAAAACCGCGAACTTCTAAAAATACACATGACCAGCCTGCGTGTGCAGATAGACGGCTTTAAAAACCCGTACAAAGGAAGACAGTCTGTTTACGCAAAGGATGCCACAGCTGGAACCAGACTTCAGATAGAAGTGTAG
- the polA gene encoding DNA polymerase I, which translates to METKNTPTADFSEADTVYILDSYGLIYRAYFALINHPLTNISGQNISAVVIFFRNLKALLSKYKPSFLAAAFDSRTPTFRHEMYAEYKATRQKTPEDLHAQVPWIEEILNSLGVPVLRADGFEADDIIASVAEKCRKEKRPCRILSGDKDLLQLVDAHCKEMQPDKANGGWLTDGTEEVIQKWGLGPEKILDYLSLTGDSADNIPGVKGVGDKTALKLLSQYQTLDGIYAHADEIKGALGEKIRAGKEDAYFSKKLITLRTDVPVAINFDDFTTDNLNYAAAAELLKKFGALAVAKSYATAETDAAPNAKSSPSQNVQNIQQNTEAEQVAVPIKKNSGNYRAVTNIAELKKFIDETLESSEKTVAFDTETDSLNAHEANLVGFSLCTKTGEAVYIPVILPGGMFAPETIEKRAALEQISRILKSPGMTLVMHNGKFDLEVLATNGLSEEPECRIADTMIAAWILDPGATGKSPYGLEYLSEKILGLAGIEFADIVKKGQTFADVPLEQAFSYGAEDADFTWQLWNYYSVKIREAGLEKLFFETEMKILPILAKMERSGIHLDKKTLEEYSVELAADIEKMKAKIYEEVGHEFNIASTKQLQTVLFEERNLVPGKKTKTGYSTDTAVLEELAERTSDPVPQAILDYRSYTKLQSTYVETLPRLTDRNARIHTSFLQTGTATGRLSSKDPNLQNIPVRNEAGRRIRSAFTAVPGTVLISADYAQIELVVLAHLSGDKNLSKAFIDGTDVHKSTAALIYGISPEEVTPQMRRFAKTVNFGVMYGMSAFRLSNELGISRTEAKNFIDQYFATYADVKAFIAKTIEKAQQNGYVETITGRRRQTADINSKNKLIQQAAQRIAINTPIQGSAADIVKTAMISVDEAIKKTHSPLKMLLQVHDELIFECPDDSTTVENAVSLIKNCMENAIKLKVPLRVSIETGTNWGEFH; encoded by the coding sequence ATGGAAACAAAAAACACTCCGACAGCAGATTTTTCAGAAGCCGATACAGTCTACATACTTGACTCTTACGGCCTTATTTACCGCGCATATTTTGCACTCATAAACCATCCGCTTACAAACATAAGCGGGCAGAATATAAGCGCCGTTGTTATCTTTTTCAGAAACCTCAAAGCCCTTCTTTCAAAATACAAACCGTCTTTTCTTGCGGCAGCATTTGACTCGCGCACACCTACATTCCGCCATGAAATGTATGCAGAATACAAGGCAACAAGGCAGAAAACCCCCGAAGATCTACACGCGCAGGTTCCGTGGATAGAAGAAATCCTCAATTCACTTGGTGTTCCTGTACTCCGGGCAGACGGTTTTGAAGCAGACGACATTATTGCATCAGTAGCAGAAAAATGCCGCAAAGAAAAACGGCCGTGCAGAATCCTGAGCGGTGACAAAGACCTTCTTCAGCTGGTTGATGCACACTGCAAAGAAATGCAGCCCGACAAGGCAAACGGCGGATGGCTTACCGACGGAACAGAAGAAGTAATCCAAAAGTGGGGGCTGGGTCCAGAAAAAATTCTTGACTATCTTTCGCTTACAGGAGACAGCGCAGACAATATTCCGGGAGTAAAAGGAGTCGGTGACAAAACTGCACTCAAGCTTCTTTCGCAGTACCAGACTCTGGACGGAATTTACGCTCACGCAGACGAAATAAAAGGCGCGCTGGGAGAAAAAATACGCGCAGGAAAAGAAGACGCATATTTTTCAAAAAAACTCATCACACTCAGAACAGATGTTCCTGTTGCAATAAATTTTGATGACTTCACGACAGACAATCTGAATTATGCGGCCGCTGCAGAACTCCTTAAAAAATTCGGCGCGCTGGCTGTGGCAAAATCCTATGCTACTGCAGAAACAGATGCCGCCCCGAACGCAAAGTCTTCTCCCTCGCAGAACGTACAGAATATACAGCAGAATACAGAAGCAGAACAGGTTGCAGTTCCTATAAAAAAGAATTCAGGCAATTACCGCGCCGTCACTAACATTGCAGAACTCAAAAAATTCATTGACGAAACGCTTGAAAGCAGTGAAAAAACAGTTGCCTTTGACACCGAAACAGACAGCCTTAACGCACACGAAGCAAATCTTGTAGGATTCAGCCTGTGCACAAAAACCGGTGAAGCCGTTTATATTCCCGTAATTCTCCCCGGTGGAATGTTTGCACCCGAAACAATAGAAAAAAGAGCCGCCCTGGAACAGATTTCAAGAATCCTAAAAAGCCCCGGAATGACACTCGTAATGCACAACGGAAAATTCGACCTTGAAGTTCTTGCCACCAACGGACTTTCAGAAGAGCCGGAGTGCCGCATTGCAGACACGATGATTGCCGCGTGGATTCTTGACCCGGGCGCTACAGGAAAATCACCTTACGGGCTGGAATATCTTTCAGAAAAAATACTGGGTCTTGCCGGAATAGAATTTGCAGACATTGTAAAAAAAGGGCAGACTTTTGCAGACGTTCCGCTCGAACAGGCATTCAGTTACGGAGCCGAAGACGCCGACTTTACCTGGCAGCTGTGGAATTACTACAGCGTTAAAATCCGCGAAGCCGGGCTTGAAAAACTTTTCTTTGAAACAGAAATGAAAATTCTTCCCATTCTTGCAAAAATGGAACGCAGCGGAATACATCTGGACAAAAAAACGCTCGAAGAATACAGTGTGGAACTTGCCGCAGACATAGAAAAAATGAAGGCAAAAATCTACGAAGAAGTCGGGCATGAGTTCAACATAGCATCAACAAAACAGCTGCAGACTGTTCTCTTTGAAGAAAGAAATCTTGTTCCCGGAAAAAAGACAAAGACAGGCTACAGTACAGACACGGCTGTTCTTGAAGAACTTGCAGAAAGAACAAGCGATCCTGTTCCGCAGGCAATACTTGACTACCGCTCCTATACAAAACTCCAGAGCACTTATGTAGAAACACTTCCGCGCCTTACCGACAGAAATGCACGCATACACACATCATTTCTTCAGACAGGAACAGCAACAGGAAGACTTTCCAGCAAAGACCCCAATCTTCAAAACATTCCTGTCCGCAACGAAGCCGGAAGACGCATACGCTCGGCCTTTACCGCAGTTCCCGGAACAGTTCTCATTTCTGCAGATTACGCGCAGATTGAACTTGTCGTACTGGCACATCTGAGCGGTGACAAAAACTTATCAAAGGCTTTTATTGACGGAACAGATGTCCACAAATCAACAGCAGCCCTTATTTACGGAATAAGTCCCGAAGAAGTTACACCACAGATGAGAAGATTTGCAAAGACAGTAAACTTCGGTGTCATGTACGGAATGAGCGCATTCAGGCTGTCAAACGAACTGGGCATATCACGCACCGAGGCAAAAAATTTTATTGACCAATATTTTGCAACATACGCCGACGTAAAAGCCTTTATTGCAAAAACAATCGAAAAGGCACAGCAGAACGGGTATGTAGAAACAATCACCGGCCGCAGAAGACAGACTGCCGACATCAACAGCAAAAACAAACTTATACAGCAGGCAGCGCAAAGAATCGCAATAAACACGCCCATCCAGGGAAGCGCAGCAGACATAGTA